Below is a window of Mucilaginibacter ginkgonis DNA.
TTGTGTTTGGCAATAATGCTCTTTGAGCGCGTGTATTATTATATCGCCGTATGCTACTTCTTATATAATTCGGTGCTCGCGATTAATTCTACGAGACCACAGTCCGGAAAGATTATGTTTTAGAGGTTCGGGTTTGCCAATACCCTTAAACGGGTCTTGTTCTATAGCCTTAAGTAGTTGGTTTATTCTGAGCAGAATGGTTAGATCGTTTCCACCATGCTATGTCTTCGCGCGCACTTGGAGAAAAAAAATATTTCCATAGATCGTTGAGCGGAATTTTTACACCTTTCCCCTCACTGATTTGCCGACGGCTTTCTTCAAGTCGTTCAATCATCGCAGGACTTTCAATTTTTAAAGATTTGCTTTTGGGCTGTAAAATACACCTCACTTTTATCAACACGGTTTCGCTATCAATATCAGCTATCAACCTTATCAATTCTAACTTCTCTGCCTAGATGTCCATACTCAAATTTATAACTATTTAAATTCAATTCAAACTGCCAACCTGTCACCGCAATCTCATGTGGTGCTGACGATTTGATATAAATCTGCCACAACAATATTTTCTTTTCTGCCAATTACTGCTTGGTACAACGTTTGTTAAATAAGGGTGTCTAACTAATCAATTACAAAAGATAAAATCAATCATAATGGCTAAAATAATCGGAATCGACTTAGGAACAACAAACTCTTGCGTCGCGGTAATGGAGGGTAATGAGCCCGTAGTTATTGCGAATAGCGAGGGTAAACGCACCACCCCATCGGTAGTGGCGTTTGTTGATAATGGCGAGCGTAAAGTGGGCGACCCTGCCAAGCGTCAGGCTATTACCAACCCTACAAAAACTATTTATTCTATCAAACGCTTCATGGGTAACCAGTTCAGCGATGTTACAAAAGAAGCTGAGCGTGTACCATATAATGTAGTGAAAGGCGACAACAATACACCACGTGTGGAAATTGGCGACCGCAAATATACCCCGCAAGAAATTTCTGCAATGATCTTGCAGAAAATGAAAAAAACTGCTGAGGATTTCCTGGGTACAGAAGTTACAGAAGCGGTTATAACTGTACCGGCTTACTTTAATGACGCGCAACGCCAGGCTACTAAAGAAGCCGGTGAAATTGCAGGTTTAACTGTTAAACGTATCATTAACGAGCCTACTGCTGCTGCCCTGGCTTATGGCTTAGACAAAGCCCACAAAGACATGAAAATTGTGGTATTTGACTGCGGTGGTGGTACACATGACGTTTCTGTGCTCGATCTTGGAGATGGCGTATTCGAAGTAAAATCTACCGATGGTGATACCCACCTTGGTGGCGACGACTTTGACCAGGTAATTATAGACTGGCTGGCAGATGAGTTTAAAAACGACGAAGGTATAGACCTGCGTAAAGACCCTATGGCTTTACAACGTTTAAAAGAATCTGCAGAAAAGGCTAAGATCGAACTTTCAAGTACAGCACAAAGCGAGATTAACCTGCCATACATCAC
It encodes the following:
- a CDS encoding Txe/YoeB family addiction module toxin: MLLRINQLLKAIEQDPFKGIGKPEPLKHNLSGLWSRRINREHRII